A window of Anas acuta chromosome 8, bAnaAcu1.1, whole genome shotgun sequence contains these coding sequences:
- the RTCA gene encoding RNA 3'-terminal phosphate cyclase produces the protein MDGDRVEIDGGIMEGGGQILRVSTALSCLLGLPLRVRRIRAGRSQPGLRPQHLSGLEIVRDLCEGKLEGGEIGSTEITFTPGKIKGGTHIADTKTAGSVCLLMQVAMPCVLFAASPSELHFKGGTNAEMAPQIDYTLMVFKPIVEKFNFTFNCDIKKRGYYPQGGGEVVVQMSPVKELSAINLTERGTVTKIYGRAFVAGALPIKLAKDMSAAAVRCIRKEIRDLYINIQPVREPDDQAFGTGSGIIIVAETSTGCLLAGSSLGKRGKNSDKVGIEAAEILLKNLKHGGAVDDSLQDQLIIFMALAKGVSRVKSGPITLHTQTAIHFAEQLTKAKFTVTKSEEEDPSKDTYIIECQGIGMINSNL, from the exons AtggatggggacagggtggAGATAGACGGCGGCATCATGGAGGGG GGCGGGCAGATCCTGCGCGTGTCCACGGcgctgagctgcctgctgggcctGCCGCTCCGTGTGCGCCGCATCCGCGCCGGGAGGAGCCAGCCCGGACTCAG ACCCCAGCATCTGTCTGGATTGGAGATCGTTCGAGATTTATGTGAAGGGAAGCTGGAGGGTGGAGAAATTGGTTCAACAGAAATAACCTTCACTCCTGGGAAGATCAAAGGTGGAACCCACATAGCAGATACAAAAACAGCAGG GAGCGTGTGTCTACTAATGCAGGTAGCAATGCCCTGTGTGCTGTTCGCTGCTTCCCCATCAGAACTTCATTTTAAAGGTGGGACCAATGCTGAGATGGCTCCTCAGATAGACTACACACTCATG GTTTTCAAGCCAATAGTTGAAAAGTTCAATTTCACATTTAATTGTGACATAAAAAAGAG GGGCTACTATCctcagggaggtggtgaagtTGTAGTCCAGATGTCACCAGTCAAAGAGTTGAGCGCAATAAATTTAACAGAACGTGGCACTGTGACAAAGATATATGGAAGAGCGTTTGTTGCTGGAGCGCTGCCTATAAAA CTGGCAAAAGAcatgtcagcagcagcagtgagatgcatcagaaaagaaatcagagatCTTTACATTAACATTCAGCCTGTTCGAGAACCTGATGATCAAGCCTTTGGGACTGGAAGTGGAATAAT CATTGTTGCAGAGACATCAACAGGTTGTTTGTTAGCTGGGTCGTCACTTGGCAAGAGAG gaaaaaattctgACAAGGTTGGCATTGAAGCAGCTGAGATACTGCTGAAGAATCTTAAACATGGTGGAGCTGTGGATGATTCTTTACAAGACCAA CTGATCATTTTTATGGCATTAGCAAAGGGAGTGTCTAGAGTGAAAAGTGGACCAATTACACTTCATACACAAACTGCTATACACTTTGCAGAACAGCTAACAAAG GCCAAATTTACTGTGACAAAATCAGAAGAGGAAGATCCCAGTAAAGATACCTACATCATTGAGTGCCAAGGAATAGGGATGATAAACTCAAACTTATag
- the DBT gene encoding lipoamide acyltransferase component of branched-chain alpha-keto acid dehydrogenase complex, mitochondrial, with protein sequence MAAVTALRSGCRTAGRLVCAHHVRSCSSIRFVKSKYVCVFDKSAFKFSHQQRLFRTSAVSCGQIVQFKLSDIGEGITEVTVKEWYIKEGDSVSQFDSICEVQSDKASVTITSRYDGIIRKLHYNLDEIAYVGKPLVDIEIDASKGVAPEEDVVETPAMSHEEHTHQEIKGHKTLATPAVRRLAMENNIKLSEVVGTGKDNRILKEDILNYLAKQTGAILPPSPKAEIIPPLPKSETVPTAPKDKARKIPVPVSRPIVFSGKDKTEPITGFHKAMVKTMNAALKIPHFGYCDEIDLTQLVQLREEMKPLAQIRGIKLSFMPFFIKAASLGLLQYPILNASLDESCQNVTYKASHNIGVAMDTEQGLIVPNVKNVQVCSVFEIASELNRLQALGSAGQLGTNDLTGGTFTLSNIGTIGGTYAKPVILPPEVAIGALGKIQILPRFNGKGEVYKAQIMNVSWSADHRIIDGATMARFSNLWKSYLENPASMLLDLK encoded by the exons ATGGCGGCGGTGACCGCGCTGCGGAGCGGCTGCCGGACCGCGGGGCGCCTG GTTTGTGCTCACCACGTTAGATCATGCAGCAGCATTCGCTttgtaaaatcaaaatatgtgTGCGTGTTTGACAAATCTGCCTTCAAGTTTAGTCATCAACAGCGATTATTCAGAACATCTGCTG TTTCGTGTGGCCAAATTGTCCAGTTTAAGCTTTCTGATATTGGAGAAGGGATTACAGAGGTGACTGTGAAAGAATG GTATATAAAAGAAGGTGATAGTGTTTCTCAGTTCGATAGCATCTGTGAAGTACAAAGCGATAAAGCTTCTGTCACTATTACTAGTCGTTATGATGGCATCATTAGGAAACTCCATTACAACTTAGATGAAATTGCTTATGTTGGAAAACCATTAGTGGACATTGAAATTGATGCTTCAAAAG gtgtTGCCCCAGAAGAAGATGTTGTTGAAACACCTGCTATGTCTCATGAGGAACACACGCACCAAGAGATAAAAGGTCACAAAACATTAGCAACGCCTGCAGTTCGTCGCCTTGCTATGGAAAACAAT ATTAAATTGAGTGAAGTTGTTGGAACAGGGAAAGATAACAGAATCCTTAAGGAAGACATACTCAATTATTTGGCCAAACAAACAGGAGCTATTCTACCTCCCTCACCAAAGGCTGAAATTATCCCACCACTGCCAAAATCAGAGACAGTGCCAACTGCTCCAAAGGACAAAGCACGCAAAATTCCTGTACCTGTTTCCAGACCGATtgtgttttcaggaaaagacaaaactgAACCTATAACAG GTTTTCACAAGGCAATGGTAAAGACTATGAATGCAGCTTTGAAGATCCCTCACTTTGGTTATTGTGATGAGATTGACTTGACTCAGCTTGTTCAGTTGCGAGAAGAGATGAAACCTTTAGCACAAATTCGTGGAATTAAGCTTTCATTTATGCCCTTCTTCATAAAG GCAGCTTCTCTAGGATTATTGCAGTATCCCATTCTTAACGCTTCTTTGGATGAAAGCTGTCAAAACGTCACATATAAG GCTTCGCACAACATTGGAGTTGCTATGGACACAGAACAAGGTTTAATTGTCCCAAATGTGAAAAATGTTCAAGTCTGCAGCGTCTTTGAGATTGCTTCTGAATTAAATCGCCTCCAAGCCTTGGGTTCTGCTGGCCAGCTGGGAACAAATGACCTCACTGGGGGGACGTTCACCCTTTCAAATATTGGCACA attGGTGGCACTTACGCCAAACCAGTAATACTACCTCCTGAAGTAGCTATTGGAGCACTTGGAAAGATACAG ATTCTTCCTCGGTTTAATGGAAAAGGTGAAGTATATAAAGCACAGATAATGAATGTGAGCTGGTCAGCTGATCACCGCATTATTGATGGAGCTACAATGGCCCGATTTTCTAACTTGTGGAAATCTTATTTGGAGAACCCTGCTTCAATGCTGCTAGACCTTAAATAA